DNA from Canis lupus familiaris isolate Mischka breed German Shepherd chromosome 9, alternate assembly UU_Cfam_GSD_1.0, whole genome shotgun sequence:
ccatcaaaatcctagagaacacaggcaacaacctctttgaccttgcccacagcaacttcttgctaaacacatctccaaagggcagggaaacaaaggcaaaaatgaactattgggacttcatcaagataaaaaagcctttgcacagaaagggaaacaatcaacaaaattaaaaggcaactaATGGAATGGGAGATGGTATTTGCAAATGGTGTATtggataaagggctaatatccaaatatgtaaagaacttatcaaactcaatacccctaaaaacaaaaaaatccagtcaagaaatgggcaaaagacatgaaacagacatttctccaaagaatatatacaaatggctaacaggcacatgaaaaaaatgttcaacatcattcagcatcagggaaatacaaatcaaaactacagtgaaataACATCTCccaccagtcagaatagctaaaattcacaactcagaaaacaacagatgttagcagggatgcagagaaaaggaaacccttttacactgttggtgagaatgcagactgatgcagccactctggaaaacagtatggaagtccttcaaaaagttaaaatagaactatgctatgactcagcaattgcactactaggtattcatcCAAAAGATGCAAACATAGtgcaatgtttatggcagcaatgtccacaatagccaaaatatggaagggcccagatgtccatcaatagatgaatggataaagaagatgtgatatatgtataccacatatattactcagccatcaaaaagaatgaaatcttgccatttgcaagacatggatggaactagaggatattatgctaagcaaaaaagtcagtcagagaaagacaaataccataaaatttcactcatatgtggaatttaagaaacaaaacagatgaatataggggaagggaagagaaaataaaataagatgaaaacagagagagagacaaaccataagagactcttaactataagaaacaaactaaaaGCTGCTGGGGGGAAgtgagtggagggatggggtacctgggtgatgggcattaaggatggcatgtgatataatgagcactgggtgttataggcaactgatgaatcactaaattctactcctgaaactaataatacactcgatgttaactaaattgaatttaaatttaaaaaaactttaaagatattGAAACAAGTTTGAAATTAAACACTAAATTTATCATATGATTGTTAGAATAAGATAATGTGATGAATTTCATTATCCTGAGGTGAGCAGACATTTACACTGCATAATTTACAGTTCAATTCAATTATTTTGGAGTACCTAGAACATGTGTATTATATGAACATTCTAGTACCTAATAGAGTTTCAAGAAAGGATAATGATATATGGTTGAATATTTCTTACCATGAATAAAAATAACCACCCTCAaggaagagatgaatggatagaatTCATTAAGTCTATCCCCCACTTCTGGAAAGGACTAAAATCTATCTAAATTTCTGTAGCAGGTATTAGTGTAGAGGAAATCCATGATTAAGAAAAGTCAAAAGATTTGCCCTGATGAGTAAACAGATGACAGTGTTTTCAGGAGTTAAGCATCATACATTCCAATCCTGCTTGGATATAAAAATGCTTTGTGATCTGTGTTGCCACTTAGCTTCACAGCCAACTCATCCCCGAAATGGTTCTGATAATATATGCTTAACTTGTTCCACAAAAGATTACAAGTTAAttagtatttataaaatacctAGAGATAAGTAGATTACATTAATAATACTTTGCAGCTTCATAATACTTCTTGTACAAGTCTCAGGACTTAAAAACTATTACCCTGACCccatattctatttttcttgttttattcatgGGAAATTTGGGCAAAAGATTAAAATTGTGACCAAGTCACAACAAAATCAATAACAACTCTctagggcagccttggtggctcagcagttcagcgctgccttcagcccggggcgtgatcctggagtcctgagatcaagtcccacattgggctccctgcatggagcctgcttctccctctgcctgtgtctctccctctctccctctctccctccttccctccctctctctctctctctctctctgtctcccatgaataaataaataaaaatcttaaaaaaaaacaattctttaaatataaactGCATCTCTTATCACACATTATTCTGAAACTGTTGAGATGGTCTGAattacagttttatatatatttggtcaaAAAAATCCAGGCATTCTGGCCCACCAATTATTATCTATCTTTCAGGAGCAATAATGTTGGGTGTTTCCAAATTATTTGATACTCAGAGCATTGAAAAatctcattcagaaaaaaaaaatagtttcaaaacaaTCTAAACCCATAATCAGTAACTAATCAATTTGTACCATTATAAATCATAGAGACTTGACCCTGTCTGACATGTTcactttattataataatttaaataattaacatttacaaaatgtttgTGCCCTTCAGACTGTTTTACAGTCACTAATTATTTAAACTACCCAACATGCagtgttattattttcttttgcccaAGAGGGAAATGAAGCACAACCAAATGGAACGACTTCCCATGGGCATTAAGAAAAGAGAACGAAGAGGCTGCTTACCTATAACAAACAACTAATCTTTCATCTCGAGTACCATAATTATTGGTTTCCTAAGGAGGGATGAAAACACATCTCTCCTTCATATATCTTACTCCTTAATTATCAATAGGAAAttccaaaataattctgaatacttaaaatacataaatttaagcTAAAAGGCAGTACGCAGTATTTTTGAGGTagagaaatgaattatttggaaACTTAGAAGTTTGTTGAATGGATACTCTCCTAGACTAAGCCAAGAAATCTCAATACAAATAGTTTTCTGACACTGCCACATATTCATTAATTTCAGTTAAATTCATAAGCAAAGTGTTGCAGGACTTCTCTTACTTCtgtttcagctttaaaaaatcaattaaaaaattccCACTACCAACAGATCACTGTATATTGAGAGCATCTAATattaataagaaaggaaatgcCCAATAAAGCATGAACAATAGACATACTCCATCAACATTTGCAGGAAAAAACCAGTGGAGATTTCTCATGTGAATTATTCTTTAttatctagaggaaaaaaaaactagactctCTTCCAGAGGTCAAAAAGATGTATGTTTACTCACATTTAATATTGACCTTTGAAACTATGATTTAGTATTACTCGGCCAGGCACCTTTTCATAGATCAACATACCCTTGGGGCACCTTTCCACCTACAGACTGGACACAATTAAAAATCATCCAATTATGAAAAACAACAATTAGGGAGCAAGTAATTTTTATTACAGATTGAAAGTCAAGACTGAAAGAACCTACTGAGACCTATAAAAGGCCAATGGAGATCACTTCTTCACTTCTATGGATGGTGTGCTTTTGCTTTGCTCCTTGCTGAGAAAGGGTCACTCCACTGTACTGTCACCATGTCTTTTCAACTTTCTAGTGGAGCTAGGAGAGTCTGCTCACGAGCTAGCCCGGGGTGGCTGTCTGGTGGCGGTCCAGGCTTTGGAGCTGGGAATGTGTGCCGTGGATCTGGAGCAGGAAGTAACATTTCTTGTGCTCTTGGGAGCATTTCTTCTGGAGGAGGTTTCTATCATGGTGGTGGGGGTGTCTGTGCTGGTTTTCTGGGAAATGAGCATGGCCTCCTTTCTGGGAATGAAAAGGTGACCATGCAGAACCTCAATGACCGCCTGGCGTGCTACCTGGACCATGTACGAGCTCTGGAGGAGGCCAATGCAGACCTAGAGCAGAAAATCAAGGCCTGGTATGAGAAATATGGGCCTGGTTCTTGCCGGGGACTAGATCATGACTATACTAGATATTTCTCTATCATTGAGGATCTTAAAAAGCAGGTAAGAAATATGGACTTCCATAATTTTACTATAGACATTGGGTGTACATAACCTAAAAgagacaaaatataaattataaagtgcTTAAAATTTTGACatgatggggcagcccaggtggctcagcggtttagcgccaccttcagcccagggcctgatcctggagacctgggatggagtcccacatcaggctccctgcatggagcctgcttctccctctgcctctgtgtgtatgtgtgtgtgtgtgtgtgtgtgtgtgtgtgtgtctcaggaatgaataaataaaatatttttaaaaattttttgacatCATGTAGAATTTGCTCACTCTCCATTCCCAGTGCTTAAAGCAgtgtcttgggggaaaaaaaattatataattaaagacAAATAGTTTCAAAACATATAACCACCTTGTTGATCTTATATTTagctcatatttttaaatcaagagtATAAAAGTATCTGTAATTGTAAAAACTTATACTTTGCCTCTTAAGCTCTGGCTATTCGTTATCTGAAGAAAAAGCCAGATTCCtttcacatagaaaaaaatgacactaaaGCAGATACTTGATGGGTTGTGAAGAAAGAATCACATTGAAATCTGGACTCGCCCTTAACTATCAGCACCTATTTTTGTACAATCTATCCTATTTAGATTATTTCTGTGACCACCAGTAACTCCAGCATTATACTACAAAATGACAATGCCAGACTGACCGCTGATGACTTCAGGCTGAAGTAGgtgaaaataatgtaattaattataataaaggtAAAATACTACAGTTGGAGTAAAAAAACAGACCTTTTGCTTTAAAAACCGAGATATGAGACTAAATCACTGAAGAAATTAAATGTGCCCTTACAAAAAGagctatcataaattttaaacattttgatttaACTACAAAGCACAGTGGATGATAAAAACTGAAGGCACAACTCCTCCAAAACAATCACCCTAAATCAGTAGGTATTCCAAAGTGTATCATCTCTTTGCCGATGTGGTAAGTTTCAGAAGCATGGACAGAACATCCTGTCTTTTGGTATATGAGATGTTGGAGAAAGTTAGGCTTTGCACCTGCCTGGGATTACAATTCTCAAACACTTTACTAACCTTTCAGGTATGAAAACGAACTTACTCTACACCAGAGCGTCGAGGCCGACATCAATGGTCTTCACAGGGTTCTGGATGAGTTGACCCTTTGTACAACTGACCTGGAGATACAGTTTGAAACACTCAGTGAGGAATTGGCATACCTCAAAAAAAATCACGAGTCGGTGAGGGACCCCACAGGTGGCTTCAGATAGTATCTGATTTCATTCCTCTCAGGTCCACTGTTCACTTCAGAGCAGAGGGGGAATATCGGTCAAAATTTTACCTTGGGTGTTAATACTGATCCCTTTTCCAGGAAATGAAAGTCCTGCAGTGTGCAGCGGGCGGGGATGTGAATGTGGAGGTGAACGCAGCCCCAGGTGTGGACCTCACAGTCCTGCTGAACAACATGAGGGCCGAGTATGAGGACTTGGCCGAGCAGAACCGCAGGGACGTGGAGACCTGGTTCAACGAGAAGGTATGTCTATGGCAATGACATAGACAAAGGTATGTCTATGGTATGTCTATGTCTATGGTTGGTAGACCACTGAGCTGGTCACTAACCCTTCTGATGATTATGCTACAGAGTGCTTCACTGCAACAGCAGATTTCTGATGATGCAGGAGCGGCCACCACAGCTAGGAATGAGCTGACGGAGCTGAAAC
Protein-coding regions in this window:
- the KRT26 gene encoding keratin, type I cytoskeletal 26, which produces MSFQLSSGARRVCSRASPGWLSGGGPGFGAGNVCRGSGAGSNISCALGSISSGGGFYHGGGGVCAGFLGNEHGLLSGNEKVTMQNLNDRLACYLDHVRALEEANADLEQKIKAWYEKYGPGSCRGLDHDYTRYFSIIEDLKKQIISVTTSNSSIILQNDNARLTADDFRLKYENELTLHQSVEADINGLHRVLDELTLCTTDLEIQFETLSEELAYLKKNHESEMKVLQCAAGGDVNVEVNAAPGVDLTVLLNNMRAEYEDLAEQNRRDVETWFNEKSASLQQQISDDAGAATTARNELTELKRNLQTLEIELQSVMATKHSYECSLAETEGNYCIQLQQIQDQIGAMEEELQQIRTETEGQKLEYEQLLDIKIFLEKEIETYCKLIDGEERKSKSTCYKSKGRGPIHSENQVKDSKEEIVVKTVVEELDQLGNVLSLRVHSVEEKSSKISNITMEQRVSSKAP